Proteins encoded together in one Pseudomonas sp. ADAK13 window:
- a CDS encoding Orn/Lys/Arg decarboxylase N-terminal domain-containing protein, with the protein MYKDLKFPVLIVHRDIKADTVAGDRVRGIARELEQEGFSIFSAVDYAEGRLVASTHHGLACMLIAAEGAGENTHLMQNMVELIRLARVRAPNLPIFALGEQVTLENAPADAMSELNQLRGILYLFEDTVPFLARQVARAARAYLDGLLPPFFKALVQHTADSNYSWHTPGHGGGVAYRKSPVGQAFHQFFGENTLRSDLSVSVPELGSLLDHTGPLAEAEARAARNFGADHTYFVINGTSTANKIVWHSMVGRDDLVLVDRNCHKSVLHSIIMTGAIPLYLCPERNELGIIGPIPLSEFSPDSIRAKIDASPLTRGRPAKVKLAVVTNSTYDGLCYNAELIKQQLGNSVEVLHFDEAWYAYAAFHEFFAGRYGMGTSRTPDSPLVFTTHSTHKLLAAFSQASMIHVQDGGVRKLDRDRFNEAFMMHISTSPQYSIIASLDVASAMMEGPAGRSLLQEMFDEALSFRRALANLRQHIAAEDWWFSIWQPPLVAGIDRVVTADWLLQPEAEWHGFGDIAEDYVLLDPIKVTLVMPGLNAGGALSECGIPAAVVSKFLWERGLVVEKTGLYSFLVLFSMGITKGKWSTLLTELLEFKRSYDANVSLASCLPSVFAQGPARYQGLGLKDLCDQLHGCYRSNATAKHLKRMYTVLPEIAMKPADAYDLLVKGEVEAVSIDALPGRVAAVMLVPYPPGIPLIMPGERFTESTRSIIDYLAFARTFDSSFPGFVADVHGLQHEDDGTGRCYTVDCIKG; encoded by the coding sequence ATGTACAAAGACCTGAAGTTCCCGGTTCTGATCGTACACCGCGACATCAAGGCCGACACCGTTGCCGGCGACCGCGTCCGGGGCATCGCCCGGGAGCTGGAACAGGAGGGCTTCAGTATCTTTTCGGCGGTGGACTACGCCGAGGGCCGCCTGGTGGCTTCCACCCATCACGGCCTGGCCTGCATGCTGATTGCCGCCGAAGGGGCCGGGGAAAATACCCACCTGATGCAAAACATGGTGGAGCTGATCCGCCTGGCGCGGGTACGGGCACCGAACCTGCCGATCTTCGCCCTCGGTGAGCAAGTCACCCTGGAAAACGCCCCGGCCGATGCCATGAGCGAACTCAACCAGCTGCGGGGCATTCTTTACCTGTTTGAAGACACCGTGCCGTTTCTCGCCCGGCAAGTGGCCCGGGCGGCGCGGGCTTACCTGGATGGCCTGTTGCCGCCATTCTTCAAGGCGTTGGTGCAGCACACGGCGGACTCCAATTACTCCTGGCACACCCCCGGTCACGGCGGTGGCGTGGCCTATCGCAAGAGCCCGGTGGGGCAGGCGTTTCATCAGTTCTTCGGGGAAAACACCCTGCGTTCGGACTTGTCGGTGTCGGTGCCGGAACTCGGCTCGCTGCTGGACCACACCGGGCCGCTGGCCGAGGCCGAAGCCCGTGCGGCACGTAACTTTGGCGCCGATCACACTTACTTCGTGATCAATGGTACGTCCACCGCCAACAAGATCGTCTGGCACTCCATGGTGGGCCGTGATGACCTGGTGCTGGTGGACCGCAACTGCCACAAGTCGGTGCTGCATTCGATCATCATGACCGGCGCGATCCCGCTGTACCTGTGCCCGGAGCGCAATGAACTGGGGATCATCGGGCCGATTCCCCTGAGCGAGTTCAGCCCGGACTCGATCCGCGCCAAGATCGACGCCAGCCCGCTGACCCGTGGCCGGCCCGCCAAGGTCAAGCTGGCGGTCGTCACCAACTCCACCTACGACGGCCTGTGCTACAACGCCGAGCTGATCAAGCAGCAACTGGGCAACAGCGTCGAGGTGCTGCACTTTGACGAAGCCTGGTACGCCTACGCGGCGTTTCACGAGTTCTTCGCCGGCCGCTACGGCATGGGCACCTCGCGCACGCCCGACAGCCCGCTGGTGTTCACCACCCATTCCACCCACAAGCTGCTGGCGGCATTCAGCCAGGCCTCGATGATCCATGTGCAGGATGGCGGGGTGCGCAAGCTGGACCGCGACCGCTTCAACGAAGCCTTCATGATGCATATTTCCACCTCGCCGCAGTACAGCATCATCGCCTCCCTGGACGTGGCGTCGGCCATGATGGAAGGCCCGGCGGGGCGTTCGTTGCTGCAAGAAATGTTTGACGAAGCCCTGAGCTTTCGTCGCGCCCTGGCCAACCTGCGCCAGCACATTGCCGCCGAAGACTGGTGGTTTTCCATCTGGCAGCCGCCGCTGGTGGCGGGCATCGACCGGGTGGTGACGGCGGACTGGCTGCTGCAACCCGAGGCGGAGTGGCATGGCTTTGGCGATATCGCCGAAGACTACGTGTTGCTGGACCCAATAAAAGTCACCCTGGTGATGCCCGGCCTGAACGCCGGAGGGGCGCTGAGCGAGTGCGGAATCCCGGCGGCGGTGGTCAGTAAATTCCTCTGGGAACGTGGGCTGGTGGTGGAAAAGACCGGGCTGTATTCGTTCCTCGTGCTGTTTTCCATGGGCATCACCAAAGGCAAGTGGAGTACCCTGCTCACCGAATTACTGGAATTCAAGCGCAGTTATGACGCCAACGTGAGCCTCGCCAGCTGTTTGCCCTCGGTGTTTGCGCAGGGGCCGGCACGGTATCAGGGCCTGGGCTTGAAGGATCTGTGCGATCAGTTGCACGGCTGCTACCGCAGTAATGCCACGGCCAAGCACCTGAAGCGGATGTACACCGTATTGCCGGAAATCGCCATGAAACCGGCCGATGCCTACGACCTGCTGGTCAAGGGCGAAGTCGAGGCGGTGTCCATCGACGCTTTGCCAGGACGCGTTGCAGCGGTCATGCTGGTGCCTTATCCGCCGGGCATTCCATTGATCATGCCGGGGGAGCGTTTTACCGAATCGACTCGCTCGATCATTGATTACCTGGCATTTGCCAGGACGTTCGATAGCAGTTTCCCCGGCTTTGTCGCGGATGTGCATGGACTGCAACACGAAGACGACGGCACTGGTCGTTGTTACACCGTCGACTGCATCAAGGGTTAA
- the pdxR gene encoding MocR-like pyridoxine biosynthesis transcription factor PdxR, giving the protein MSSLPKYQEIYRRFRQAIDQGQLRPGERVPSVRSLAQELKVARGTVETAYQLLVSEGFFLARGQAGTVVAEALPQRSIKTLPVASEPVAPASNLRLLQLGLPALDSFPRKLWARLVTRQVRRIDVNSLAMGDVRGARSLRVAIAQYLALYRGVECSPEQVFVCAGYSACLALVCDALQMAGQDCWFEDPGYLHARQLLRHLGVKLVPVPVDRDGLDVEAGVRRAPKARLAIVTPAHQSPLGVALSASRRLGLLDWAQAHGGWVVEDDYDSEFRYRGQPLAALKSQDTADRVIYSGSFSKMLFPGLRLGYLVVPQALRPAFEASAGVLQNRSAELLQATTADFLEQGHFTRHLKKMRQLYTVRRGFLVEALASHCGEFLQVDEQSGGINLLARLRVDVPDQAIAAAAARAGLGIQAVSGWSIEPGRQQGLLMGFTNLATRQQAMEAALVLREVIDGAL; this is encoded by the coding sequence ATGTCGTCACTGCCCAAATACCAGGAGATTTACCGGCGCTTTCGCCAGGCCATCGACCAGGGCCAACTGCGCCCCGGCGAACGGGTGCCGTCGGTGCGCAGCCTGGCCCAGGAACTGAAGGTGGCCCGTGGCACCGTGGAGACGGCCTATCAGTTGCTGGTCAGCGAAGGCTTCTTCCTCGCGCGCGGCCAAGCGGGCACGGTGGTGGCCGAGGCACTGCCGCAGCGGTCGATCAAGACGCTGCCGGTGGCATCCGAACCCGTGGCACCGGCATCCAACCTGCGCCTGCTGCAACTGGGCTTGCCGGCGCTCGACAGTTTCCCGCGCAAGTTGTGGGCGCGGCTGGTCACCCGCCAAGTGCGGCGTATCGACGTGAACAGCCTGGCCATGGGCGACGTGCGTGGTGCCCGTTCGCTGCGTGTGGCGATTGCGCAGTACCTGGCGCTGTATCGGGGCGTGGAGTGTTCGCCGGAGCAGGTGTTTGTGTGCGCCGGTTATTCGGCGTGCCTCGCGCTGGTGTGTGATGCGCTGCAGATGGCCGGCCAGGACTGCTGGTTCGAAGACCCGGGCTACCTGCATGCGCGGCAATTGTTACGCCACTTGGGCGTGAAATTGGTACCGGTGCCGGTGGACCGTGACGGGCTTGATGTGGAGGCGGGCGTACGGCGCGCTCCAAAGGCGCGGCTGGCGATTGTCACCCCGGCCCACCAAAGTCCGCTGGGGGTGGCCCTCAGTGCCTCCCGGCGGCTCGGTTTGCTCGATTGGGCGCAGGCCCATGGCGGCTGGGTGGTGGAAGACGACTACGACAGCGAGTTTCGCTACAGGGGCCAACCCCTGGCGGCGCTCAAGAGCCAGGACACTGCCGACCGGGTGATCTACTCGGGCAGCTTCAGCAAGATGCTGTTCCCGGGGTTGCGCCTGGGCTACCTGGTGGTGCCTCAGGCGTTGCGCCCGGCCTTTGAGGCCAGCGCCGGCGTCCTGCAAAACCGCAGCGCTGAATTGCTGCAAGCCACCACGGCCGACTTTCTTGAACAAGGCCATTTCACCCGGCACCTGAAAAAAATGCGCCAGCTCTACACCGTGCGGCGCGGTTTCCTGGTGGAAGCGTTGGCCAGTCATTGCGGGGAGTTTTTGCAGGTGGATGAGCAGTCGGGCGGGATCAACTTGTTGGCGCGGCTGCGGGTGGACGTCCCTGACCAGGCGATCGCGGCGGCCGCCGCTCGTGCGGGGCTGGGGATTCAGGCCGTGTCTGGCTGGAGCATCGAACCCGGTCGCCAGCAAGGCCTGTTGATGGGCTTCACCAACCTGGCAACTCGCCAGCAGGCCATGGAGGCGGCGTTGGTGTTGCGCGAGGTCATCGACGGCGCTTTATGA